One segment of Gordonia terrae DNA contains the following:
- a CDS encoding HNH endonuclease signature motif containing protein — protein sequence MESDDTMRSLLADARRSFVTTGIHADAEAESRYTPSRTLQNLVRCGELCCTFPGCNQPVWTTDLDHTTPFDHHSPSTGGATTQRNLKPLCRFHHRIKTFGMWRDYQDEYLTAWFQSPTGHTFVGNAFNGRDLFGYLVPGRPPDHPARSTLADQRETRTITHRREIDAWNAANPPPF from the coding sequence GTGGAATCCGACGACACCATGCGCTCACTGCTCGCCGATGCGCGTCGTTCCTTCGTCACCACCGGCATTCATGCCGATGCGGAAGCCGAATCCCGCTACACCCCGAGCCGCACACTCCAGAACCTGGTGCGCTGCGGCGAGTTGTGCTGCACCTTCCCCGGCTGTAATCAGCCGGTGTGGACCACCGATCTCGACCACACCACCCCGTTCGACCACCACTCACCCTCGACCGGTGGCGCGACCACCCAGCGCAACCTCAAACCGCTGTGCCGGTTCCACCACCGCATCAAGACCTTCGGCATGTGGCGGGACTACCAGGACGAGTACCTGACCGCCTGGTTCCAGTCCCCGACCGGACACACCTTCGTCGGCAACGCCTTCAACGGCCGCGACCTGTTCGGCTACCTCGTACCCGGCCGCCCACCCGACCATCCGGCCCGCAGCACGCTCGCCGATCAGCGCGAAACCCGCACCATCACCCACCGTCGCGAGATTGACGCGTGGAACGCCGCCAACCCACCACCGTTCTGA
- a CDS encoding ArsR/SmtB family transcription factor, whose protein sequence is MSNQNLLSAVPRGLTAGEAETAAPVLKALADPVRLRLLSEIAAHPGGEACVCDISGPFDVSQPTISHHLKVLREAGLVTSERRATWVYYRANTDALHSLSVLLGDLSSVVGESRTCEPGR, encoded by the coding sequence ATGTCGAATCAGAACCTGTTGTCGGCGGTTCCCCGCGGATTGACGGCCGGCGAGGCGGAGACCGCCGCGCCGGTGTTGAAGGCGCTCGCGGATCCGGTCCGGTTGCGGTTGTTGTCCGAGATCGCGGCACATCCGGGAGGTGAGGCGTGCGTGTGCGACATCTCCGGACCGTTCGACGTCTCGCAGCCGACGATCTCGCACCATCTCAAGGTGCTGCGAGAAGCCGGGCTGGTGACGAGTGAACGGCGGGCCACCTGGGTGTACTACCGCGCGAACACCGATGCGCTGCACAGCCTCTCGGTCCTACTGGGCGATCTCTCGTCGGTGGTCGGCGAGTCCCGTACGTGCGAGCCGGGCCGATGA
- the arsB gene encoding ACR3 family arsenite efflux transporter codes for MSTVDTGVAGKLSVLDRFLPVWIGAAMVVGLLLGRTVPGVGDALASVELDGISLPIALGLLIMMYPVLAKVRYDRLDSVTGDRRLLLGSLVLNWIIGPALMFALAWLLLPDLPEYRTGLIIVGLARCIAMVIIWNDLACGDREAAAVLVALNSVFQVIMFAALGWFYLSVLPGWLGLEQTIIDTSPWQIAKSVLIFLGIPLIAGYLTRRIGERTRGRDWYESAFLPRLGPWALYGLLFTIVVLFALQGEQITSQPWDVARIALPLLIYFAVMWGGGFLLGAAMGLGYERTTTLAFTAAGNNFELAIAVAIATYGATSGQALAGVIGPLIEVPVLVGLVYVSLALRKRFTAPAAVGPDVSKEPARDV; via the coding sequence ATGAGCACGGTCGATACCGGGGTGGCGGGCAAGTTGTCGGTGCTGGATCGGTTCCTGCCGGTGTGGATCGGTGCGGCCATGGTCGTCGGTCTGCTGCTGGGTCGCACCGTTCCGGGCGTGGGGGACGCGCTGGCGTCGGTGGAACTCGACGGCATCTCGCTGCCGATCGCTCTCGGATTGCTGATCATGATGTATCCGGTGCTGGCCAAGGTGCGCTACGACCGACTCGACTCGGTCACCGGCGACCGTCGCCTGCTGCTCGGCTCACTGGTGTTGAACTGGATCATCGGGCCTGCGCTGATGTTCGCGCTGGCCTGGCTTCTGCTCCCGGACCTGCCGGAGTACCGGACCGGCCTGATCATCGTCGGCCTGGCGCGCTGTATCGCGATGGTCATCATCTGGAACGACCTGGCGTGCGGTGACCGCGAAGCCGCTGCCGTCCTGGTCGCGCTGAACTCGGTGTTCCAGGTGATCATGTTCGCCGCGTTGGGCTGGTTCTACCTCTCGGTGCTCCCCGGGTGGCTCGGGCTGGAACAGACGATCATCGACACCTCGCCGTGGCAGATCGCGAAGTCGGTGTTGATCTTCCTCGGCATACCGCTGATCGCCGGCTACCTCACCCGCCGCATCGGTGAACGGACCAGGGGCCGCGACTGGTACGAGTCCGCGTTCCTGCCGCGCCTCGGACCGTGGGCGCTCTACGGGTTGCTGTTCACCATCGTCGTCCTGTTCGCCCTGCAGGGTGAGCAGATCACCTCGCAACCCTGGGACGTCGCGCGTATCGCGCTTCCGCTGCTGATCTACTTCGCGGTGATGTGGGGCGGCGGTTTCCTCCTCGGCGCCGCGATGGGACTGGGTTACGAGCGGACCACCACACTGGCGTTCACCGCCGCCGGCAACAACTTCGAGCTCGCGATCGCCGTCGCGATCGCCACCTACGGTGCGACCTCCGGTCAGGCTCTCGCCGGAGTCATCGGACCGCTGATCGAGGTCCCCGTTCTCGTCGGCCTCGTGTACGTGTCTCTCGCGTTGCGGAAGCGATTCACCGCCCCTGCCGCTGTCGGACCAGATGTGTCGAAGGAGCCTGCTCGCGATGTCTGA
- a CDS encoding ArsI/CadI family heavy metal resistance metalloenzyme: protein MTRIQLALNVDDLDTAIEFYSTLFDTAPAKRKPGYANFAIVEPPLKLVLLENPGRGGTINHLGVEVESSDTVHAEIDRLSGAGLFTQEEIDSTCCFATQDKVWVTGPSDEKWEIYTVLADSDTFGTSPKLLAENAVDESGTGSVCCGGSATDPADARTTCC from the coding sequence ATGACCCGTATACAGCTCGCGCTCAACGTCGATGATCTCGATACAGCAATCGAGTTCTACTCCACGCTGTTCGACACCGCCCCGGCCAAACGCAAGCCCGGTTATGCCAACTTCGCGATCGTCGAGCCACCCCTGAAACTGGTCCTTCTGGAGAACCCGGGCCGGGGCGGCACGATCAACCATCTCGGCGTCGAAGTCGAGTCGAGCGACACCGTGCATGCCGAGATCGACCGACTCTCCGGCGCGGGGCTGTTCACGCAGGAGGAGATCGACTCCACCTGTTGTTTCGCGACCCAGGACAAGGTGTGGGTGACCGGACCGAGCGACGAGAAGTGGGAGATCTACACCGTGCTCGCGGACTCGGATACGTTCGGCACGAGCCCGAAGTTGTTGGCCGAGAACGCTGTCGACGAATCCGGCACAGGTTCGGTCTGCTGCGGCGGTAGCGCCACCGACCCCGCCGACGCTCGCACAACCTGCTGCTGA
- a CDS encoding Rv2640c family ArsR-like transcriptional regulator, translating into MPKTLPMVDISAPICCAPVSAAPLDDATALEIALRLKALADPVRIKLVSILLADGGDGICTCDLATAVGLTEATTSHHLGQLRKAGMVSPERRGMNVYYRSRPESLEALRNVLSATTGCC; encoded by the coding sequence ATGCCGAAGACGTTGCCGATGGTCGACATCAGTGCTCCCATCTGCTGTGCACCCGTGTCCGCGGCGCCGCTCGACGACGCGACTGCGCTCGAGATCGCCCTGAGGCTCAAGGCTCTTGCCGACCCGGTGCGGATCAAACTCGTCTCGATCCTGCTCGCCGATGGAGGCGATGGGATCTGCACGTGCGACCTCGCGACCGCGGTCGGCCTCACCGAGGCGACGACGAGCCATCACCTGGGTCAGCTGCGCAAAGCCGGGATGGTCTCGCCCGAGCGTCGCGGGATGAACGTCTATTACCGGTCGAGGCCGGAGTCCTTGGAAGCTCTACGCAATGTTCTCAGCGCGACCACCGGATGCTGCTGA
- a CDS encoding low molecular weight phosphatase family protein, whose translation MSDRLEVLFVCVSNRGKSVMAEHLTPTVTDRIAASSAGTSAKIGGEVNELSAHVLAEIGVDAVGHQPRQLTDDLMQAADLVVVVGTAEVTPPDGVSIEVWNTVEPADRGVDGLERMRLIRDDITTRIRDLTDRLQR comes from the coding sequence ATGTCTGATCGTCTCGAGGTGCTGTTCGTGTGTGTCAGCAATCGCGGCAAATCCGTGATGGCAGAGCATCTCACGCCGACGGTCACCGACCGGATCGCGGCGTCGTCGGCCGGAACGAGCGCCAAGATCGGCGGCGAGGTCAACGAACTGTCCGCGCACGTGCTCGCCGAGATCGGCGTCGACGCCGTCGGACATCAGCCGCGGCAGCTGACGGATGACCTGATGCAAGCCGCGGATCTGGTCGTGGTCGTCGGCACTGCCGAGGTCACCCCGCCCGACGGAGTGAGTATCGAGGTGTGGAACACCGTCGAACCCGCTGACCGCGGCGTCGATGGCCTCGAGCGGATGCGGCTGATCCGCGACGACATCACGACTCGTATCCGCGACCTCACCGACCGTCTGCAGCGGTGA